AACCAGAGTATAGACCCATCCTCAATAATTCTATCTTCAACAATGGTAACAGAGAGCCCAATTCGGTCACATCCTTGACCAAGTGAGCGTCTTCGACAACCTCGATGGCATTTGCAGCATGAGTTCCATGGGGAGGCATAGGGTTCTGTACAACGTTAGGTCCTTGAGTAGGGGTGAACTCAATAGCCTTTGAATCAATCAGATCTTGTACTTTATGCATGAATCCTATGCAATGTTTAATATCATGACCAGCAGCCCCAGAATGAAACGCACAGTGAGCATTAGCATCATAGTTAGGAGGGAGCTTAGCAGGTGGAGGGCCCATGGTACGAAGTTGCACCAACTCAAGATGTAAAAGATGAGCAAGTAGTTGTGCATATGTAATGGGTATGGGATCAAAATTTCTTGGCGCTCTCGGCTTTTGCTGATACTGATGCGGAGGATACctctgctgttgttgttgttgttgaagaggAGCATTCGGTATGGTCACAGCGGATACTTGTTGATAAGCATGGCCTTTGCCTTTACCATAGTAAGCAGCACTTGTTTCACCATCTCTTTTCTTAGCAAATCCGTTATATGGTTTCTTCCCTCCTGCCCTAGAGGAGGAACTAGCAGCACTTGGATTCTGTATTCTACCAGCCTTAATTCCACTTTCAATTCGTTCACCAATCATAACCAACTCGGCGAAACTCGAGGATGCAGAGCAGGAAGAGTAGTATTGGCCCTCCAGAGTATTGGTGAACATATCCATCATTTCTCTTTCCAGCATGGGTGGTTGGACTCTAGCCGCCAACTCGCGCCATTTCTgcgcatattctttgaaggactcATTAGCTTTCTGGGCTAGATTTTGTAACTGAGTGCGATTCAGTGCCATGTCAATATTATACTGATATTGCTTCACGAAGGCCTCAACCAGATCTCTCCAACTTCGGATGTGAGCTCTTTCCAACCTCATGTACCACTCCAAGGATGCCCCAATaaggctatcttggaagaagtgcatCAACAGTCCTTCGTCCTCAGAGTATACATGCATTTTGCGATAGTAAGCTCGGACATGTGTCTTAGGACAAGTattccccttgtatttctcaaaatcaGGTACTTTGAGTTTCGGTGGCACACGGACGCCAGGAACCAAACCCAAATCACTGATATCCATACCAAGTCCTTGGCCTTCCATTGCCCTCATCCTTTCTTCCAGACCTCTAAACATCCTTCCAGCATCATGTGGAAATCCCCATTTACTTTCAGGAAACAAGTCCTCGTGTTGGTCCTCTTCCAACACGGGGATAGCAGCAGCCCTTCTGATTTGTTGTGTGGTTTGTCCTTCAGGAGAAGGCTGGGGAGGCCCACGGGGATTACCTTGATTAGCAGCAGGAGGAATTACACCAGGTCCTCCGCTCACAGGTTCACCATTGACACGAATATCAGCAGAATTTCTTTGCGGGGGGTCCGCAACAACCTGAGCAACTGTGTCCATCCTGAttctgagctcttcttggcgatcagccatgctttgcatgacttccatgaactgagccatctgagcagtaacctgagttctcatctggataagatcgtcccttaactgatccatttgcagtgaatgattagcccttgtgtagtagcgatgtgtaggtggaggtgcaattgctgaaagagaaaacCTGGTCAATCAAACAAGAATACCATTTGGTGCACCTGTCATATATATGAATGTATGAAATGCATGTGTGCATGTGTGCATGGATATgtcatgtttttttatttttaggaaactttagctttgtctcaaaccaacaacacaaaATAATAGAAGAGACTGAAACATAACCAAGATGAATAGGAAAACTCCATTAGATTTGTAACCAAGTTCTTGACATAATCAGAATCACAAATTAATTCGCTCTCATGagccaacaacaaaaaaaatggaACCAGGAACcacatccaacaagtctggtggtgattCAAATAACAAAGCCATCACTAAGCGGGATCCTCCATGTCCACATGACGGAGAGGGCTTTCTCCAATGTTCTTATCGCTCCAGGCCTTCTTTTCATTGAAAAGCTTTTTGGTATCATCACGGGTTGGCCTCTTAATGATCTCTTGAATCAGAAGGTCTTTTCTGAAGTGCATCGTTTCCACGTGGCGGTGCTTCAACTCCCAATACCTAGCTTcttcttgaacttgggcattactctgatccttttctcttACCTGACTTGTCAGCTTTCGGATCTCTTCATAACATTTCTCTATCTTTCCTTGGCGTTCCAACAGGAGTTTGTCTGCTTTCTTACGACGAGCCTTTTCTGAATTGGCTTCTTCAGTCTGAATCTGGAGTCTTTCAGTCAACTCTGCCAACTGAGCCTCGTAATGCTCTTTCATCTTCTTTTCTTGGGTTTCGATAGATTTAGAGCCTATAGTCATTCTTGGCCTCTTTTGAGAAGTGCTCCCTCTAGCATACAATTATTCGAGCTTTATTTCTCTTAATTTCAACTTATGGAGTGCAGAGAGCTTCTCTTGTCGAGCGGTATTCATATTAACGAGCACTGTTTCTACCTGTTTGGTTAACTTTCTGTTCTGCTCCACCGTTTCATTATAACGAGACATGGAAACAATGTTGGGTTGTTCACCAGCAAGGGGATACAAAGGATCTTTAGGAGGGAAAGGCATCCCTTGAGTATCAGCCACAGATTTGACCCACTTAGTATAATCCTCGTAAGTAGCACAATCTCTCTGGCCAAAATGTTTCTTATCTCGCCAACAAATACTCTTCCAAGCTTGCACCGCTTCTGCCATTTTCCCATTGTCAGTGGCTGAATGATAGAAAATAGTCTCAGTAATCTCTGTTTGCTCAGGAGGACTTACAAAAGCGTATCCATATGTTCTCCTAGCCAAGATGGGATTATAATTGATTCCACCTCTAAGACCCATGAGAGGTACATTATTGAACTTTCTGCAACTCATAATGACCTCCATGTCATCTAAAGCTCTATTGTACCAGACGATATCTTTGGCTCTCAGCCCCATAATCCTCTCAGCCCATTTAGATGtgtgtgtaacaccccgatatccgctgcacgcatcaaccgtgtcggccaaccgagcatgttaccggcttaatcaataatcccccctaggtccgcttatcggctgcccaggaaatattggttttgcctcccgcaggaatcgaaccatgtacctaggggttaagtacgtattcatagcaattcctgctaccaattgagctgctagctcaagtggtagcaggaattgctat
The sequence above is drawn from the Vicia villosa cultivar HV-30 ecotype Madison, WI unplaced genomic scaffold, Vvil1.0 ctg.000052F_1_1, whole genome shotgun sequence genome and encodes:
- the LOC131623116 gene encoding uncharacterized protein LOC131623116; this encodes MADRQEELRIRMDTVAQVVADPPQRNSADIRVNGEPVSGGPGVIPPAANQGNPRGPPQPSPEGQTTQQIRRAAAIPVLEEDQHEDLFPESKWGFPHDAGRMFRGLEERMRAMEGQGLGMDISDLGLVPGVRVPPKLKVPDFEKYKGNTCPKTHVRAYYRKMHVYSEDEGLLMHFFQDSLIGASLEWYMRLERAHIRSWRDLVEAFVKQYQYNIDMALNRTQLQNLAQKANESFKEYAQKWRELAARVQPPMLEREMMDMFTNTLEGQYYSSCSASSSFAELVMIGERIESGIKAGRIQNPSAASSSSRAGGKKPYNGFAKKRDGETSAAYYGKGKGHAYQQVSAVTIPNAPLQQQQQQQRYPPHQYQQKPRAPRNFDPIPITYAQLLAHLLHLELVQLRTMGPPPAKLPPNYDANAHCAFHSGAAGHDIKHCIGFMHKVQDLIDSKAIEFTPTQGPNVVQNPMPPHGTHAANAIEVVEDAHLVKDVTELGSLLPLLKIELLRMGLYSGCGELCTDCTAISSVCDKVKSGIQQLIDNGYLQFEHVRHPELVKNEVNVVSIPYTPAKIPVPTRAPPLVITLPGPVPYTSEKAIQWNYG